In Candidatus Baltobacteraceae bacterium, a genomic segment contains:
- a CDS encoding DUF2630 family protein, giving the protein MEDQAIHQHIEDLVAEEHRLLARGEAGRLMPPERLRLEEVQVQLDRYYDLLRQRRARRDAGQDPDVVHMRSADTVEHYQQ; this is encoded by the coding sequence ATGGAAGATCAGGCTATACACCAGCACATTGAGGACCTGGTCGCCGAGGAGCACCGGCTGCTCGCGCGCGGCGAAGCGGGGCGCCTCATGCCGCCCGAGCGTTTGCGTCTGGAAGAAGTCCAGGTGCAGCTCGACCGGTACTACGATCTGTTACGTCAACGCCGCGCGCGCCGCGACGCCGGACAAGATCCCGACGTCGTGCACATGCGCTCGGCCGATACCGTCGAACACTACCAACAGTAA
- a CDS encoding helix-turn-helix transcriptional regulator, translated as MALPNPIARLNEALRINLVVLRARAGLSQAALAKRSGVSRAIISELEQGRGDVRLTTLARVAQALGATVNELLEPWHPRPPTEDELARRAREDDFIDAETLLAAMDERTTTPRYSRRGRRPANPGAVR; from the coding sequence ATGGCGTTACCCAATCCCATCGCGCGCTTGAATGAGGCACTTCGAATCAACCTCGTGGTTCTGCGAGCGAGAGCCGGCCTTTCGCAGGCTGCGTTAGCGAAGCGCTCAGGCGTATCGCGGGCGATCATCTCGGAACTGGAACAGGGGCGCGGCGACGTCCGCCTTACGACCCTAGCACGCGTCGCACAAGCTCTTGGCGCCACCGTGAACGAGCTCTTGGAGCCGTGGCATCCCCGTCCGCCAACCGAGGACGAACTCGCCCGTCGCGCGCGGGAAGACGATTTTATCGACGCCGAAACCCTGCTCGCGGCGATGGACGAACGAACGACGACTCCCCGCTATAGCCGGCGTGGGCGCCGGCCGGCGAACCCCGGCGCCGTGAGATAA
- a CDS encoding FMN-binding negative transcriptional regulator, with amino-acid sequence MTYRPPHVRADERAPLLDLIAGHPLATFITVAEGEPVVTYVPLLARVEDDAVILEGHIARANNQWRGGDGRGAALFRIADHYVSPTWYATKRINGRVVPTFDYVAVEARGRVRFIEDTGWLREFVARLTVAQETRAGSHWTIDEAPPDYLESQLKAIVGLEMRVEELTGLFKLNRHHPAENVAGVIAGLEKLGNPDALAIAAYMRADLDARES; translated from the coding sequence ATGACCTATCGCCCGCCACACGTCCGCGCCGACGAGCGCGCACCGCTTCTCGATCTGATCGCCGGCCATCCGCTTGCGACATTTATCACCGTTGCCGAGGGCGAGCCGGTCGTCACCTACGTGCCGCTGCTCGCGCGCGTCGAAGACGACGCGGTGATCCTGGAAGGTCACATCGCTCGCGCCAACAACCAATGGCGCGGCGGCGACGGCCGCGGCGCGGCGCTCTTTCGTATCGCCGATCACTACGTCTCGCCGACCTGGTACGCCACCAAGCGCATCAATGGTCGGGTGGTGCCCACGTTCGACTACGTCGCCGTCGAGGCACGCGGTCGGGTGCGATTCATCGAGGACACGGGATGGCTGCGCGAGTTCGTGGCACGGCTCACGGTTGCGCAGGAGACGCGCGCCGGTTCGCACTGGACGATCGACGAAGCCCCGCCGGATTATTTGGAATCGCAACTCAAGGCAATCGTCGGATTAGAGATGCGCGTCGAGGAATTGACCGGCCTCTTCAAATTGAATCGCCACCACCCGGCGGAGAACGTCGCCGGCGTTATCGCGGGCTTGGAGAAACTCGGGAACCCCGACGCGTTGGCAATTGCCGCCTACATGCGAGCGGACCTCGACGCACGCGAGTCCTGA
- a CDS encoding NADH:flavin oxidoreductase/NADH oxidase, producing the protein MSTLFSPIMLRDLTLENRIVVSPMCQYSSTDGNANDWHVVNLGHFALSGPGLVFFEATHVSREGRITDHDLGLYSDENEAAMARVIAFVRTWTKSKIGVQLAHAGRKGSTVPPWQGGGPASGEHAYQTVAPSALPYSNWPPPKALDDAGLQKIRNDFTAAAKRAQRLGLDVIELHFAHGYLAHEFLSPLSNRRTDAYGGSLENRMRFPLELFDSVRAAWPQRKPLGVRISASDWVAGGWDLEQSIVFVRELHKRGCDFVDASSGGLSPDQQIPLGPGYQVPFAEGIRKATGMTTFAVGMITQPAQAEEIVSTGQADCIVIARGFIRNPRWVWDAADQLGGEPFVPPEYLRGRKLTT; encoded by the coding sequence GTGAGTACGCTATTCTCCCCCATCATGCTGCGCGATTTGACGCTGGAGAACCGGATCGTCGTCTCGCCGATGTGCCAGTATTCCTCGACCGACGGGAACGCCAACGACTGGCACGTCGTCAACCTCGGCCACTTCGCCCTTTCCGGGCCCGGTCTGGTCTTTTTCGAAGCGACGCACGTCAGCCGCGAAGGGCGCATCACCGATCACGACCTCGGCCTCTATTCCGACGAGAACGAAGCGGCGATGGCGCGTGTGATCGCGTTCGTTCGCACCTGGACCAAGAGCAAGATCGGCGTACAGCTCGCCCACGCCGGCCGCAAGGGATCGACGGTGCCGCCGTGGCAGGGCGGCGGCCCCGCGAGCGGCGAGCACGCCTATCAAACCGTCGCGCCCTCCGCGCTGCCGTATTCGAATTGGCCGCCGCCCAAGGCGCTCGACGATGCCGGCTTGCAAAAGATCCGCAATGATTTCACTGCCGCGGCCAAACGCGCGCAGCGTCTCGGGCTTGACGTGATCGAGCTGCACTTTGCGCACGGCTATCTCGCGCACGAATTTCTCTCGCCGCTTTCGAACCGGCGCACCGACGCGTACGGCGGCTCGCTCGAAAACCGGATGCGTTTCCCGCTCGAGCTTTTCGATTCGGTTCGCGCCGCGTGGCCGCAACGCAAACCGCTCGGCGTACGCATCTCCGCCAGCGATTGGGTCGCGGGCGGTTGGGATCTCGAGCAGTCGATCGTGTTCGTCCGGGAACTACACAAGCGCGGCTGCGATTTCGTCGACGCCTCGAGCGGCGGCCTCTCGCCGGATCAGCAAATTCCGCTCGGTCCGGGCTATCAGGTGCCCTTTGCCGAGGGCATCCGGAAGGCAACCGGCATGACGACGTTTGCGGTCGGCATGATCACGCAGCCTGCGCAGGCCGAGGAGATCGTGAGCACCGGACAGGCCGATTGTATCGTGATCGCGCGCGGTTTCATCCGCAATCCGCGCTGGGTCTGGGATGCGGCCGACCAGCTCGGCGGTGAGCCATTCGTCCCACCCGAGTATCTGCGCGGCCGCAAATTAACGACGTAA